One region of Pyramidobacter sp. YE332 genomic DNA includes:
- a CDS encoding heat-shock protein Hsp90: MDNNAMIAKVKEVVAAGSCCAEMKAAGQEWLDAVGTPKQKEAAEKLVQELEEDVQSIDATMDFLKSQAAVDLLGAETVARMTEQGKKVKASGGKYCFCPACQGGVEILARKEELFS, translated from the coding sequence ATGGACAACAATGCGATGATCGCCAAAGTGAAAGAAGTTGTTGCGGCCGGAAGCTGCTGCGCCGAAATGAAGGCCGCGGGGCAGGAATGGCTCGACGCGGTCGGCACGCCGAAGCAGAAGGAAGCGGCGGAAAAGCTCGTGCAGGAACTGGAAGAGGACGTGCAGAGCATCGACGCGACGATGGACTTCCTGAAAAGTCAGGCCGCCGTCGATCTTTTGGGCGCGGAAACGGTCGCCCGGATGACGGAGCAGGGCAAGAAGGTCAAAGCGTCCGGCGGCAAATATTGCTTCTGTCCGGCCTGCCAGGGCGGCGTGGAAATCCTTGCCCGCAAAGAAGAGCTTTTTTCGTAG
- a CDS encoding ISAs1 family transposase — protein sequence MNQTFLELLAEIEDFRTGNAIHYRLQDILLVSVLAVICNMDTYTEMAMFADHQKKYLAPFCDFRHGTPSHDTFGKVLSRLDPRVLSERFNAWMSELYVHLGKLAESRGMTVAIDGKTICRSGSSERKASHVLTAFASRAQLVLGQIKTDEKSNEITAIPELLDLFQVKDTVVTIDAMGTQKDIAAKIIEKGGDYVLAVKGNQKKLHDDIIWHLRSEAQDTSTRELKAKGQYASTLEKDHGRIERRECYLSNDLSWFEGLEDWRGITGVAWIHNTRNVDNKTSTEDHYFIYSLKGARAQDLLRIKREHWAIENNLHWMLDMAFREDDCRARAKNAAEVMNILRKLALQMLKTCETCKCGMRSKRKLCGLGIPTALQVLGLVPTGVLIP from the coding sequence ATGAACCAGACATTTCTGGAACTGCTGGCAGAAATTGAAGATTTCCGCACAGGCAACGCGATCCACTATCGGCTCCAGGATATCCTTCTGGTCAGCGTGCTGGCCGTGATCTGCAACATGGATACCTATACGGAAATGGCCATGTTTGCCGATCATCAGAAGAAATATCTGGCGCCGTTCTGCGACTTCCGCCACGGCACCCCTTCTCACGATACCTTTGGCAAGGTGTTGAGCCGCCTCGATCCCCGCGTGTTGTCCGAACGCTTCAACGCCTGGATGAGCGAGCTGTACGTCCACCTGGGCAAGTTGGCGGAGTCAAGAGGCATGACCGTCGCCATCGACGGCAAGACCATATGCCGCAGCGGCAGTTCCGAACGGAAAGCCAGTCACGTGCTCACCGCTTTTGCCAGTCGGGCGCAGCTGGTCCTCGGTCAGATCAAGACCGACGAGAAGAGCAACGAGATCACGGCCATCCCCGAACTGCTGGATCTCTTTCAGGTCAAAGACACCGTCGTCACCATCGACGCCATGGGGACGCAGAAGGACATCGCCGCCAAGATCATCGAAAAGGGCGGAGATTACGTCCTCGCCGTCAAAGGCAATCAGAAGAAACTGCACGACGACATCATCTGGCACCTGCGCAGCGAAGCGCAGGACACAAGCACAAGAGAACTCAAAGCCAAAGGACAGTATGCCAGCACCCTGGAGAAGGATCATGGGCGCATCGAGAGAAGAGAATGTTACCTTTCCAACGACCTGAGCTGGTTCGAAGGACTTGAAGACTGGCGAGGCATCACGGGCGTCGCCTGGATCCACAACACCCGGAACGTCGATAACAAGACCAGCACTGAAGACCATTACTTCATCTACAGCCTGAAAGGAGCCCGGGCGCAAGACCTTCTGCGCATCAAGAGAGAGCACTGGGCGATCGAGAACAACTTACACTGGATGCTAGACATGGCCTTCAGGGAGGATGACTGCCGTGCGAGAGCGAAGAACGCGGCGGAAGTGATGAACATTCTGCGAAAACTCGCTTTGCAGATGCTGAAGACCTGTGAAACATGCAAATGCGGGATGAGGAGCAAGCGCAAGCTCTGCGGGCTTGGCATCCCTACGGCTCTGCAGGTCCTGGGGCTCGTCCCTACGGGGGTTCTTATTCCGTAA
- a CDS encoding excinuclease ABC subunit UvrC, producing MDERERMGRIRAILRTLPLKPGVYLMHDETGRVIYVGKAKKLKRRVSSYFNHRDFAIPRLRKLVQTVQDISFIRTETESEAFIVESRLIKVIQPFFNVELKMGSRYPFIVVTAERFPRVLVTHTRPKAGRVFGPYTSAGAMRSMLNLIKNFFPARNCSMNLEKEKLARPCIMYDIGKCLGPCAGKCTEKEYNETVDDILMLLNGQTADLVSRLRTRMERLAKEMRFEEAAKARDTIRDLWKFSRQKLSVTLTDDLDEDTWAAMTRLRDLCGLPVVPWRIDGFDISHSAGRETYGVAVVFEQGYPNQSLYRRYAIKSVDGIDDFRSMRETVLRRYRGMIESQLPLPQLILIDGGPEQLAFARQALAEVPVAIRTIALAKRDELIFTEPDKPPLRLDWNDPALRLLQRVRDESHRFAITTHRRKRVSRLSRSALEDVPGIGKHKAALLLSTFGSVQRIASLSAEELQKAPGIGPVQAAKILDFLTEAPAPEAPAPKRTVELVRVERPIGIPVPETAKYRWDKTIDVPYREALPERRDVPEAAGALSAAGEETEDGGIVRRTYNPKRKRGIHRA from the coding sequence ATGGATGAACGGGAACGCATGGGGAGGATCCGCGCCATTCTCAGGACTCTGCCGCTCAAGCCCGGCGTCTATCTGATGCACGACGAAACGGGCAGGGTGATCTACGTCGGCAAGGCGAAAAAGCTGAAGCGCCGCGTCTCGTCCTATTTCAACCATCGGGATTTCGCCATCCCGCGCCTGCGCAAGCTGGTGCAGACGGTGCAGGACATCAGCTTCATCCGCACGGAAACGGAGTCGGAGGCGTTTATCGTCGAGAGCCGCCTGATCAAGGTGATCCAGCCGTTCTTCAACGTGGAACTGAAAATGGGCTCGCGCTATCCGTTCATCGTCGTCACGGCCGAAAGGTTTCCGCGCGTGCTGGTCACCCACACGCGCCCGAAGGCGGGGCGCGTTTTCGGGCCCTACACCAGCGCCGGAGCGATGCGCAGCATGCTGAACCTGATCAAGAATTTTTTCCCGGCGCGGAACTGCTCGATGAATCTGGAAAAGGAAAAGCTGGCGCGCCCGTGTATAATGTACGATATCGGCAAGTGCCTCGGCCCCTGCGCGGGCAAGTGCACGGAAAAAGAGTACAACGAAACCGTCGACGACATCCTCATGCTGCTGAACGGGCAGACCGCCGATCTGGTGTCGCGCCTGCGGACGCGCATGGAGCGTCTGGCGAAGGAGATGCGCTTCGAAGAGGCGGCCAAGGCGCGCGACACGATCCGCGACCTGTGGAAGTTCTCGCGCCAGAAGCTCTCGGTGACGCTCACCGACGATCTCGACGAGGACACGTGGGCCGCGATGACGCGACTGCGCGACCTCTGCGGCCTGCCCGTGGTGCCGTGGCGCATCGACGGGTTCGACATCTCCCATTCGGCGGGACGCGAGACGTACGGCGTGGCCGTGGTCTTCGAGCAGGGTTATCCCAATCAGTCGCTGTACCGCCGTTACGCCATCAAGTCGGTGGACGGCATCGACGATTTCCGCTCCATGCGCGAGACGGTGCTGCGGCGTTACCGCGGCATGATCGAAAGCCAGCTGCCGCTGCCGCAGCTGATCCTCATCGACGGCGGCCCCGAGCAGCTGGCCTTCGCCCGTCAGGCGCTGGCCGAGGTGCCCGTGGCGATCCGCACGATCGCGCTGGCCAAACGCGACGAACTGATCTTCACCGAGCCGGACAAGCCGCCGCTGCGGCTCGACTGGAACGATCCGGCGCTGCGTCTTCTGCAGCGCGTGCGCGACGAGTCGCACCGCTTCGCCATCACCACGCACCGCCGCAAGCGCGTTTCGCGCCTCAGCCGTTCGGCGCTGGAGGACGTCCCCGGCATCGGCAAGCACAAGGCGGCGCTGCTGCTGTCGACGTTCGGCAGCGTACAGCGTATCGCTTCGCTCTCCGCGGAAGAACTGCAAAAAGCGCCCGGCATCGGCCCCGTTCAGGCCGCGAAGATCCTCGATTTCCTGACCGAGGCCCCCGCGCCGGAAGCGCCGGCGCCCAAAAGGACGGTGGAGCTGGTGCGCGTGGAGCGCCCGATCGGGATCCCAGTGCCGGAGACGGCAAAATATCGTTGGGACAAGACCATCGACGTGCCTTACCGCGAAGCGCTGCCCGAGCGGCGCGATGTGCCGGAAGCTGCCGGCGCGCTGTCGGCGGCCGGTGAGGAAACGGAAGACGGCGGCATCGTGCGCCGGACGTACAATCCCAAACGAAAGCGAGGCATCCATCGCGCATGA
- the cysS gene encoding cysteine--tRNA ligase — MALALYNDLTRKKEPFVPLREGKVTFYSCGPTVYDYFHIGNARPFIVFDVLRRYLEFRGYEVTFVQNFTDIDDKMIARANRDGVTVQQLAEKTITDYYEDADALGIKRASFYPRATEYIPKIIKLIQRVIDNGHAYVVDGTVYFDVKSFPAYGKLSHQNLDDLQSGARIEVDDVKRSPLDFVLWKPQKPGEPAWESPWGLGRPGWHIECSAMSTDLLGDTVDIHTGGIDLVFPHHENEIAQSEAATGKPFVKYWLHNEYILINAEKMSKSLGNFLTARAARQKFPPLAIRMFMLGAHYRSPINFAPEGLEQAAAAVERLRNCWSDLQFAKGGRLGETSAAGAALTAALDTFREDFIAAMDDDFNTAAAIGVIFEAVTEVNKYLKGNEKLDPAAVAAAEKFFGDIDGVMGIIGIEQEKKEESGGEAARIEALIAERNAARKAKDFKRSDAIRDELAAQGVILEDTPQGTKWKKKI; from the coding sequence ATGGCACTTGCGCTTTATAACGATCTGACGCGTAAAAAGGAGCCTTTTGTCCCGCTGCGCGAAGGAAAGGTCACTTTTTACAGCTGCGGCCCCACCGTATACGACTATTTCCACATCGGCAACGCGCGCCCCTTCATCGTCTTCGACGTGCTGCGCCGTTATCTCGAGTTCCGCGGCTACGAAGTCACCTTCGTGCAGAACTTCACCGACATCGACGACAAGATGATCGCCCGCGCCAACCGCGACGGCGTCACCGTACAACAGCTGGCCGAAAAGACTATCACCGATTATTACGAAGACGCCGACGCGCTCGGCATCAAACGCGCCTCCTTCTACCCCCGCGCCACCGAGTACATCCCCAAGATCATCAAACTGATCCAGCGCGTCATCGACAACGGCCACGCCTACGTCGTCGACGGCACCGTGTATTTCGACGTGAAAAGCTTCCCCGCCTACGGCAAGCTCAGCCATCAGAACCTCGACGACCTGCAGTCGGGCGCGCGCATCGAAGTGGACGACGTCAAGCGCAGCCCGCTCGATTTCGTGCTCTGGAAGCCGCAGAAGCCCGGCGAACCCGCCTGGGAAAGCCCCTGGGGCCTCGGCCGCCCGGGCTGGCACATCGAGTGCAGCGCCATGTCCACCGATCTGCTCGGCGACACCGTCGACATTCACACCGGCGGCATCGACCTGGTCTTCCCTCACCACGAGAACGAGATCGCCCAGAGCGAGGCCGCCACGGGCAAACCGTTCGTCAAATACTGGCTGCACAACGAATACATCCTCATCAACGCCGAAAAGATGTCCAAGTCGCTGGGCAACTTCCTCACCGCCCGCGCCGCGCGTCAGAAGTTCCCGCCGCTGGCCATCCGCATGTTCATGCTCGGCGCCCACTACCGCTCGCCCATCAACTTCGCCCCCGAAGGCCTCGAACAGGCCGCCGCGGCCGTAGAACGCCTGCGCAACTGCTGGAGCGACCTACAGTTCGCCAAGGGCGGCCGCCTCGGCGAAACATCCGCCGCCGGCGCCGCGCTTACGGCCGCGCTGGATACATTCCGCGAGGACTTCATCGCCGCCATGGACGACGATTTCAACACCGCCGCCGCCATCGGCGTGATCTTCGAGGCCGTCACCGAGGTCAACAAATACCTGAAAGGCAACGAAAAGCTCGACCCCGCCGCCGTGGCGGCCGCCGAAAAGTTCTTCGGCGACATCGACGGCGTCATGGGCATCATCGGCATCGAGCAGGAAAAGAAGGAAGAAAGCGGCGGCGAAGCCGCCCGGATCGAGGCGCTGATCGCCGAGCGCAACGCCGCCAGAAAGGCCAAGGATTTCAAACGTTCCGACGCCATCCGCGACGAGCTGGCCGCCCAGGGCGTCATCCTCGAAGACACGCCGCAGGGCACCAAGTGGAAGAAAAAAATCTAG